From the genome of bacterium:
GCGCATTAACCGTAGGTGATAAATTTGCCTTCATTCACGATGGGCGAATAGAGTTTGAGGGCAATCGAGAGGAATTGCTAAACTCTGATGTTCCGGCGCTTAAGGAATTTCTTTCTCAGGCTGCTCCAAAAAGTGTTATAAATAAACTTATTAGAGGTTAAGCTTTTTTGGTATAAATTTATTTTGGAGGAGAAATGGCAGCTAAGGGCAGAATAAAAGATAAAACGGTGGCAGTGGGTGGTCTTATAACTGCCTCAATTTTGCTTGCGCTTGTTGCTATAATAATAATAAGCGGGCAGCAGGGGCTTTTCAAACATCGTTACGAGATCCGCGCAAGAATGGAGCAGGTAAGCGGACTTCAGGTAGGAGCACCGGTATGGTTGGCTGGTGTTAATGTAGGTTCTGTTTCGGAGATAATATTTATACCCTCAGATTCCAGCGGGAAAACATGTGTTGAGGTAAGAATGAAGATAAAAAAGAGCGTGCAAAAATACATTCGTCGCGATAGTAAAGCTCGTATAGGAACTCTTGGGCTACTCGGAGACAAGTATGTCGCCATAACGCTTGGCAGCGCTGACCAGCCGATGCTTGAAGATGGTGATTACATTCAATGCACAAGCCCGATAGATTTCGAGGAGTTGTTGTCAAGAAGTGTCAATGTGGTGGATGATGTTACCGAAGCGATACATTCGTTTAAAGGGATAGCTGAAAAAATAAATCAGGGCGAGGGGACTGTTGGGCAACTTATAAACAATCCAAAGCTTTCCCGCGACCTTGAGAGATTCTTTGCCCTCGTAAACAAAATGGTTGAAAGTGTGGAATCTGATAAAAGCACCATAGGATTGCTGTTCAGGAATCCGTCTCTTTATTACAGGCTTGACACGATGTTCACCCAGCTATCCTCGCTTGCGAGCGCTCTTTACGAAAGCCGAGGCATTCTTAGGAAAGTGCTTTCGGATACGATGATGTACGCTCGTTTGTCAAACACGATTGCAAGACTTGATTCGCTTACTGAACTTGTAAGCCGCGGTGAGGGGACCATAGGCGCAGCAATGAAAAATAGAGAGCTTTATGACAGGCTTAATTCAGCTGCAGCGACGCTTGATTCGCTCGTGAAGGAAATAAAGCGAAATCCCAAAAAATACATTAATGTCAGACTTAGGTTATTCTGATAAAGTATGGTTTTCCAAAGATGGGCAAGGAAAAGCTTTTAATACTCGACATCGGGAACCGCTTTATTAAAGTGTATGTTACTGTTGGCGACGAGCTTGGCGGGCGGTGGCAATTTTCCCGGGCAGATCTTGCGTGGTCTGGCAGACTTTCGACTATTGCGCGCCAGTCAGGAGCTGAGGCAGCCATTGTCGTCTCGGTGGTCCCCGAAACAACCGAAATAGCATTGAATGTTTTGGCAGGGGAGGGGCTTGGAGTTGTTAATGTTAATGGCGAAATGGAGTTGCCGATAAAGCTCGAATATGGCAACCTACGAAAGCTTGGCGCAGACAGAGTTGCGGTGGCGGTAGGAGCCTGGAATTTCTACTCAGATGATGCGAAGAAAATTCTCGTCGTTGATGCGGGAACGGCAGTAACGATAGACCTTATTAGTAATGGTGTATTTCGCGGTGGAGCTATATTGCCCGGGATTGAACTTATGAAACGGGCGCTTTTCCAATCCACGGCGCAACTTGGGCCTGCTGACGACGAGATAAAACCTCAATTCCCTGGTAAAGGTACCAGTCAGTGTATAGCGGCGGGAACTGTTGCTGCTGTGTGTGGCGCTGTTATTTATCTGTGGGAAAGACTCATTAAGTCAGATATTAATTCGTTGTTACTGCTTACAGGTGGAAGTGCAGGTTATATATCGAGCTTTCTTCCGTTGCCTCACAGGATAGATGACTTACTACTCGTTAAGGGCGCAATAGCCATATATGATTTCGCAAAGGCTCGGGAAAAAAGATGAGCCAAAACGAGAAACTTTACGAATATGTGGGTGTCGTCCACATTCATACGCTCGATTCGGACGGCACAAAACCTCACGAATATATAATAAAGCTCGCTCAGAAGTATAATATTGATTTCCTTATGTTTGCGGACCACATGACTCTTGCCAGCAAGTCGAAGGAGGGCTGGTATGATGGTGTGCTGGTTATTATTGGTTACGAGCATGAGGACCCGACAGGAATTAATCATTACTTAGTCTTTGGTGTGAATGAGGTTTTGCCCAGGACACTTAATCCTAAAGAATATGTGGCAAGAGTTCGTGAAGCTGGTGGTATCGGAATAATTGCTCATCCCTTTGAGTCAAGACAAATACAGAAATACCCGCCATATCCTTGGACGGATTGGGATGCTTACCAGTTCGACGGGATAGAAATATGGAATCACATGTCATCGTGGCTTGAGGGTATAGCCTGTGGCAACAAGTTAAAATATTTGTTAAAACCTCGCAGTTTGCTTCATGCCCCGCCTGCTTTGGCAATAAAAAAATGGGATGAGCTGAATCTTTCTCGAAAAGTGTGCGGCATAGCCTCTGCTGATGCTCACGGTTATAAACTTCGTTTGCTCAAACTGTTCTGGAGAACTGTTTTCCCTTATAAAATTGGACTTAATTCACTTTGGACACATATTCTTGCAAGAAGCCCCATACCCGAAAGTTCCCAGCGCGCAAAAGATTTTGTTTTCGATGCCATAAGAGAATGCAGAGTTTTCATCTCTAACCGTCGCTGGGGTGATGCCCGTGGATTCAGATTTTTTGCGAAAAGTGGGAGCGAGTTCGCTTCGATAGGTGACAGGATACACCTAAGCCCTGAGCTTAGATTTTTTGTTGTTGCGCCAGATTCATCGGACATCATATTTGTTCACAATGGTGAGAAGATTGAAAAGAAGCACGGCAAGACTGCTGAATTTAAGCCTTTTGAAGAAGGCATATACCGTGTCGAACTTGTGCGGGAAGGAAAGGTATGGATAATAAGCAACCATATAAGGGTGAT
Proteins encoded in this window:
- a CDS encoding MCE family protein produces the protein MAAKGRIKDKTVAVGGLITASILLALVAIIIISGQQGLFKHRYEIRARMEQVSGLQVGAPVWLAGVNVGSVSEIIFIPSDSSGKTCVEVRMKIKKSVQKYIRRDSKARIGTLGLLGDKYVAITLGSADQPMLEDGDYIQCTSPIDFEELLSRSVNVVDDVTEAIHSFKGIAEKINQGEGTVGQLINNPKLSRDLERFFALVNKMVESVESDKSTIGLLFRNPSLYYRLDTMFTQLSSLASALYESRGILRKVLSDTMMYARLSNTIARLDSLTELVSRGEGTIGAAMKNRELYDRLNSAAATLDSLVKEIKRNPKKYINVRLRLF
- a CDS encoding type III pantothenate kinase, which codes for MGKEKLLILDIGNRFIKVYVTVGDELGGRWQFSRADLAWSGRLSTIARQSGAEAAIVVSVVPETTEIALNVLAGEGLGVVNVNGEMELPIKLEYGNLRKLGADRVAVAVGAWNFYSDDAKKILVVDAGTAVTIDLISNGVFRGGAILPGIELMKRALFQSTAQLGPADDEIKPQFPGKGTSQCIAAGTVAAVCGAVIYLWERLIKSDINSLLLLTGGSAGYISSFLPLPHRIDDLLLVKGAIAIYDFAKAREKR
- a CDS encoding PHP domain-containing protein — protein: MSQNEKLYEYVGVVHIHTLDSDGTKPHEYIIKLAQKYNIDFLMFADHMTLASKSKEGWYDGVLVIIGYEHEDPTGINHYLVFGVNEVLPRTLNPKEYVARVREAGGIGIIAHPFESRQIQKYPPYPWTDWDAYQFDGIEIWNHMSSWLEGIACGNKLKYLLKPRSLLHAPPALAIKKWDELNLSRKVCGIASADAHGYKLRLLKLFWRTVFPYKIGLNSLWTHILARSPIPESSQRAKDFVFDAIRECRVFISNRRWGDARGFRFFAKSGSEFASIGDRIHLSPELRFFVVAPDSSDIIFVHNGEKIEKKHGKTAEFKPFEEGIYRVELVREGKVWIISNHIRVISGTK